The sequence GTCTCAACGGCAGAAGGCACGAATCGTATGCAACTATAACGGCAAGAGCAGCCGTATTGAACTCACACGCGAAAAATTTCACGAACTTACAAATGATTTAGTCCAAAGGTGCAGTGCCTTGTGTGGTGTTGTGCTCTCAGAAGCACAGATGACTTGGGGCGATATTGACGCGGTGTTGTTGGTGGGGGGCTCTACCCGCATGCCGATGATTCGAGAGATGATTGCCGAAATTAGTGGTAAAGAAATCAACCCAAGCGAAGTGAATCCCGATGATGCCGTCGCCCTCGGTGCCGCCATCCAGGGCACCCTGCGCCAGATCGAGGAGGGGACGACTGGCGTTTCCAATACTGCTACGGTAGAAAGCCTCCCGGATGCTGTTAAGGATCGGTTCATCGGTCCTAGCGGAGATCTCACAGTCAAGGTCGTCGACGGGGCGACTCATCACCTCGGGACTGTTATCTTCAATGAACGAGACGAAGAGCGCATCTATGTGATGATTCCGAAGATGACCCCCATTCCTTGCGAAAAGTCGGACAAGTTTGGAACCCGGTATGACAACCAGACTTCCGTCGTCGGTGAGATTGTGCAGGGGCTTGAACATGATCAACTCAAAAACGAAATTCCCGAAAGCGCATTTGAAGATTTTAAAATCGGTGAATGTAGACTTGAATTACCGCCAGGGTTACCCGCGGGAGCACCCATTGACATTATCTACAAATATAACCTGGACCAAACGCTTGAGGTGATAGCGACAGGCCCTGATGGCAGGACCGCAAAGGTAACTATTGATAGATCAACACTTGACGAAACGGAAGTGGCAGAAGCCACGGCGCTGGTGAAAAAGTTAGCAGTTGAATAGATGCCAATTTTTAACAGGACTTACGCAAATTGAGCAAATATCGGACAGTTAGACGCAAAAAGCGGTATTTTTCGTCCTTTAAACCCTCTAAATCCCCCAACCCCCCTCAATCCTCCCTTATCAAGGGGGTAGGGGGGCTTTAAGAAGGAATGCGTAAGTCCTCATATAAATAAGGAATTTACTATCGTTATGCCTGAATTTATCAGTTCTCCCACATTTTTAATAATTGCAGCAATACTCGGTATCTTTCTCCTGATCAGGGTTTCTAAGGGCATGATTCGCCTCATCCTCTGGGTCGTGCTACTCTTTTTGATCCTTATCGGGCTGGGGTTTGGGATGCAAGAGGATCTGCGCGATTGGATTGAGAATCTCATCAAGAGGGACGCGTAAGAGATGGCGAAGTCCAACAAGTCAACCCTTTCAAAAAAGCGTTCGGTTTCACGCTTATATGGGTGACGTTAGGAGTTCCGACGACAGACGAAAGGCTCATCTCACAAACGCAATCTTGAGAAAGCAGTTGTCATAACAGCGTTATCAAACATTATGGATTATAACTATTTTGAAGTGCTTGAACTCTCAATCGACGATATTCAAGACGAAGATGAGGCAACGATAAAAAACCTCGTCGATGCCGCTCACACGAAACTATATGCCCTCACAATTGGGCCGTATGCGAATGTGCCGCGTTCAGATGGGTTAACGCAAGCACAGTGGCAGAAAGTTCTCAATGATGCCAAGGAGACACTGCTGGCCCCACGAAAACGTCGGAAACACATTGCAGACCTCATGCCCGAGGCAGAATCGACACAAGCACCAGAAACCACAGAAATACCCGAACCAGAAGCAACACACGCACCAGAAACCACAGAAACACCCGAACCAGAAGCAAAGCAAGCACCAAAACACAAATGGACGAAGTATATAGCACTCGGCATAGGGCAGTTGTTGATAGCAATATCCCTATGGTCATTGTTCCATCATACGGTAAGCCCCGGAAATATTAGGGACATTCTATTAACTTTATTAATC is a genomic window of Candidatus Poribacteria bacterium containing:
- a CDS encoding Hsp70 family protein produces the protein MGKVVGIDLGTTFSAIAHVNEHAQEEIIPNAESDRITPSVIMFEEDVITVGKIAKQNASAVPADIVEFVKREIGKSKKEFSREFNGTPYSAEELSALILQKLKQDAGAYLNTEVTDAVITVPAYFRDAEREATRNAGKIAGLNVLQVMNEPTAAALAYGVDIHGSDQTVFVFDLGGGTFDVTVMKVSGSKLEMIATNGDHRLGGKDWDDQIILHVAQMFEAEHSENPLQDLHAYQDIQLNAISAKESLSQRQKARIVCNYNGKSSRIELTREKFHELTNDLVQRCSALCGVVLSEAQMTWGDIDAVLLVGGSTRMPMIREMIAEISGKEINPSEVNPDDAVALGAAIQGTLRQIEEGTTGVSNTATVESLPDAVKDRFIGPSGDLTVKVVDGATHHLGTVIFNERDEERIYVMIPKMTPIPCEKSDKFGTRYDNQTSVVGEIVQGLEHDQLKNEIPESAFEDFKIGECRLELPPGLPAGAPIDIIYKYNLDQTLEVIATGPDGRTAKVTIDRSTLDETEVAEATALVKKLAVE